In Halopelagius longus, the following proteins share a genomic window:
- a CDS encoding type II secretion system F family protein — protein MLVGYLPLLAATLVCVPFACVPFSARAHLLVSRVSLPLFGRYVANENPHRRDQLTRLRAAFSGETHRVYASQTLLMAGAFGVAGSVFGVYLAAGVLRLLAVSEESLRARLPEAVEFLAAVVRVPNLTPGELFVLLLVSSATLGATLAAGTYWARWQYLDSMARARGVKVDATLPRTVAFVYALSRSGMPFPKVLDTLTRNRDVYGEAARELGIAVRDVNAFGTDVITALQRTAERTPSDNAEEFAENLASVLGSGRNLASFLSEQYERFQDEAEAQQKQYLELLSAFAEIYVTVLVAGPLFFITVLVVVGLVMQDTLGLLAVVGYVGVPLATFGFAVYIDSMTESIRTPGRGDGADSFETGVEVTARTGGAPRPESPATVSDGGFEAADSPNRERLAVYDRLKGVRTAFERPGRTFLERPANTLFVTLPAAFVWFALSVGRSAEVSAALETVTAGPVPGASSDAVMTLVAAVDGPLVVAAVLVLGGVALSHEVEKRRLRRIEDEIPDFLDRMASVNEAGATVVGSIERLARTDLGPLSAELERTWRDIRWGADVQTALRRMEERVRTPLVSRAVTLITNAMVASGDIAPVLRIAADEAQDSRRLREERRQEMLTYLVVIYISFLVFLGIIAALTVAFIPAVEAAGSSPAIGSGEVGGVSTGLFSGLRTVDTAAYELLFFHVAAIQGVCSGLVAGQLGEGSLYDGVKHATVLLAAAYLLFAFL, from the coding sequence ATGCTCGTCGGCTACCTGCCGCTCCTCGCGGCGACGTTGGTCTGCGTCCCGTTCGCCTGCGTCCCGTTCAGCGCGCGGGCGCACCTGCTGGTCTCCCGCGTCTCGCTTCCCCTGTTCGGCCGGTACGTGGCGAACGAGAACCCGCACCGACGGGACCAACTCACCCGCCTCCGCGCGGCGTTCTCGGGGGAGACCCACCGCGTCTACGCCTCCCAGACGCTCCTGATGGCGGGGGCGTTCGGCGTCGCGGGGAGCGTCTTCGGCGTCTACCTCGCGGCGGGCGTGCTGCGACTCCTCGCCGTCTCCGAGGAGTCCCTCCGGGCGAGACTCCCCGAGGCGGTGGAGTTCCTCGCGGCCGTCGTTCGGGTGCCGAACCTCACCCCCGGCGAACTGTTCGTGCTGCTGTTGGTGTCGAGCGCCACCCTCGGCGCGACGCTGGCGGCGGGGACGTACTGGGCGCGGTGGCAGTACCTCGACTCGATGGCGCGCGCCCGCGGCGTGAAGGTAGACGCGACGCTACCGCGGACCGTCGCGTTCGTCTACGCCCTCTCTCGTTCCGGGATGCCGTTCCCGAAGGTGCTGGACACGCTCACGCGGAACCGAGACGTCTACGGGGAGGCGGCGCGCGAACTCGGCATCGCCGTCCGCGACGTGAACGCCTTCGGCACCGACGTGATAACCGCGCTTCAGCGCACCGCCGAGCGTACGCCGAGCGACAACGCCGAGGAGTTCGCCGAGAACCTCGCGAGCGTCCTCGGAAGCGGGCGGAACCTCGCGTCGTTCCTCAGCGAGCAGTACGAGCGGTTCCAAGACGAGGCCGAAGCCCAACAGAAGCAGTATCTCGAACTGCTCTCGGCGTTCGCGGAGATTTACGTCACCGTCCTCGTCGCCGGGCCGTTGTTCTTCATCACCGTCTTGGTCGTCGTCGGACTCGTCATGCAGGACACGCTGGGCCTCCTCGCCGTCGTCGGTTACGTCGGCGTCCCCCTCGCGACGTTCGGGTTCGCCGTCTACATCGACAGCATGACCGAGTCGATTCGCACCCCCGGCCGGGGCGACGGGGCGGACTCGTTCGAGACGGGCGTCGAGGTGACGGCGCGAACCGGCGGCGCTCCCCGCCCGGAGTCGCCGGCCACCGTCTCGGACGGCGGATTCGAGGCGGCCGACTCGCCGAACCGGGAGCGACTCGCCGTCTACGACCGGCTGAAGGGGGTACGAACCGCGTTCGAGCGACCCGGGCGGACGTTCCTCGAACGCCCGGCGAACACGCTGTTCGTCACGCTCCCCGCGGCGTTCGTCTGGTTCGCCCTCTCGGTCGGCCGGTCGGCCGAGGTGTCGGCGGCGCTGGAGACGGTGACGGCGGGTCCGGTCCCCGGCGCGTCCTCCGATGCCGTGATGACACTCGTCGCGGCGGTGGACGGACCCCTCGTCGTGGCGGCCGTACTCGTCCTCGGCGGCGTCGCACTCTCCCACGAGGTGGAGAAGCGCCGCCTCCGGCGCATCGAAGACGAGATTCCGGACTTCCTCGACCGGATGGCGAGCGTCAACGAGGCGGGCGCGACGGTGGTCGGGAGCATCGAACGCCTCGCGCGGACCGACCTCGGGCCGCTCTCGGCGGAACTGGAGCGCACGTGGCGGGACATCCGCTGGGGCGCGGACGTGCAGACGGCGCTTCGCCGGATGGAGGAGCGCGTTCGGACGCCCCTCGTCTCGCGGGCGGTGACGCTCATCACGAACGCGATGGTCGCCAGCGGCGACATCGCGCCCGTCCTCCGCATCGCGGCCGACGAGGCGCAGGACAGTCGTAGACTCCGCGAGGAGCGACGACAGGAGATGCTCACCTACCTCGTCGTCATCTACATCTCGTTTCTCGTCTTCCTCGGCATCATCGCGGCGCTGACCGTCGCGTTCATCCCGGCCGTCGAAGCCGCGGGTAGTTCGCCCGCCATCGGGAGCGGGGAGGTCGGCGGCGTCTCCACCGGCCTCTTCTCCGGCCTGCGGACCGTCGATACGGCGGCGTACGAACTGCTGTTCTTCCACGTCGCGGCCATACAGGGCGTCTGCTCCGGCCTCGTCGCCGGACAACTCGGCGAGGGGAGCCTCTACGACGGCGTCAAGCACGCCACCGTACTGCTCGCCGCCGCGTACCTGCTCTTTGCCTTCCTGTAG